ACACAATGTCAATCTCAGAGGCCTATACGTGCTTGGTGGTATAGGGTGTGTGCTGGAACATGCACATTAATCGACGGAGATCTGAGCTGGAGCACACACAAGGCCGCTATAGAGAAGAAGAATACTGAATCCTTGAAACATAAAAACCTCTGAAGTCATCGTTCTTTAACTGTCTTGCTTCAATTACTTTCTGCAGCTAACGCATTACTACCCATGTTTCTTTGCAGGTAGCAACTCTGGAGGAGATGTTCAAAGACGCCACCAAAATCAGTGTGAGTTTCATGTGTATCAACCAGCACAGAGCCATTATCAATAAAAACTATTTATATTACGATTGGTTATTATAATGAGTATGATAAAAAACTCTACAAAGATTAGTTTGGGGTTTGGGTATTTTTTTGACAATTAAGAaaaatgctgaaacaaaaaaaaaacaatcaaaaaccctcgaagtttgttttttttctttgtggacAGAGTCAAAAAATATATCATGTTTTCTTTCCCTCTGCAAAGTAGTTTGATTTGGTAATATACACTCATTTTTACGTTTTATGCCTCATGAGCACCAAATTCCTCCAGTACCAACTTTATTTGGAATGTGCTTCCTGAGGTGAAAAAGTAGATGCActgcatattaaaataaaatatgattaatGCACGACACTTGTGGATTTAAACTGTGTGCAAAGATATAGATGTAAAAGTCACAGCGTGgtttctcttctcttttataAGAAtagttttcaaacattttccatTTAGGGGAAGACATGTCAACTTTGCTTGTGGTGTCAGTGGTGCATCTTTGCTTGTATCTTTGCCCTTCAAGCACTGAAATGACCCCACATGTCCTCAACTGTTTACTGATATTATGCACAGAAGAATAAAacttattatgatttttttttttttgggattaAATGTTTCACTGCTCCTTGAAGGCTCAGCTCTTCATGGATGCTCCTGTATTAAATCCTCATAACAGCCTCCTGTTGATATCACATGTGTTAATAACTTtagtattttatcttttttcttgttttcttgtttttttttaactcctcGTGAGCACCAAATTCCTCCAGTACCAACATTATTTGGAATGTGCTTCCTGAGGTGAAAAAGTGGATGCCctgcatattaaaataaaatatgattaatGCACGACACATTGTGGATTTAAACTGTGTGCAAAGATAGAGATGTAAAGGTCACAGCGTGgtttctcttctcttttataAGAAtagttttcaaacattttccatTTAGGGGAAGACATGTCAACTTTGCTTGTCACATGTAGTTTATGAGACTTTGTCTATGTCCTCATTAAGGTGGTGAAAGTGGCTGGCAGCAACATTTCTCACAAACTCCGTCTGTCCAGCGTCAAACCCTCAGATGAAGGCATGTACGAGTGCCGTGTCATCGACTACAGTGACCCTGTGGCACAGCGCCACCGTGTCCGGGCCTTCCTCCGGGTGGTGCCTGAGAACAGTCCGGAGTCACACGATATGCCGATGCCTGAACAAGGACAGCGGCCACAGGGGAATCACAGAGGGCAGGGCACCGAGGGAGAGATCCACTGACTGTAAAGAGAGCTGTGTGCGTCCACGTGGCTAATCTGCCCATCTGCATGTTCATGACTTATCCCTGCGAGGGAGGACTGACATCAGCACTCAAGTCGCTGGAACCTGTGTGTTtcataatttttgtttttgtctgtcaACGTGGTTGTTTGAAAGGGAGTCCTGCTGAATGCAAGTAACAACGTgcaccataaataaataaatacattttcccttagtaatcccacaaaggagaaattctttctctgcatttaacccattttctagacgaactagtagcagtggtccagcgcccggggagcagtaagggttaagtgGTTGACCTCGGTAGCAATCCAGTGGcttgaacctggtcctccagactccagccctcctctgtaaccaTAGGCTACCACTCCCCCACCCAGCACATCTGTaggatgataatgatgattatACTTCTTCCCATTGCTTGAAATTCATGttatgttgtgttttgttgatctaATATCAAGGGGTTGATATGAATTAGGGGCTTTTCTTGTTTTATGGTGGATATCCTAAGTACAGTAGTTAACGTTTCATGGTGGATGTGCAGAATAGAGCACTGCAGTCGTGTCAGCTGCAACATTTCAATCAAAATTTTTTAAAGCAAGTAAGAATGCaggttttttaaaataatttaattatcATTCATTTGAAAAATCCATAAATTGCAATGATTTGATTCCTGTAATCCGTTGTGTGAAAATATAATGCATTTAGTTTTCTGAAccaacacttaaactaaaagTTTGTCAAATGCAAATATTTGCTTTCATCAGATCCAAACAACATGAGAAGTTTATGTTCAGCCTAATAATGAAGTTATTCAGTGCTGGTTGGCCAAATGATAAAACGTAACTACCGGTACATCACTGTTAGTTACATCAAAATCTTAACATAATTTCCCTAACAAATGTGTAACTTTTTGTGTTTAAGCTTTCGTGGAAATACTTTCTTTCTGACATTTAGCATTTCATCTCTTTGCTGCTGTTTGATATTTGTTCTGTTAAATACATTTCTTTAAAAAGTCTGTTTTTGTCTGAGGCACTTCTTTTAAGTAAAACGTAATGTTGATGTTATTTAAAGGTGCATAAGTAGAATCTGATGAGGCAGCCTTAAAAATATCCTGCTATGATGTTTGTGATTAAAATTTGTTCTTGCACCATCACTGGAGTGTTGATTAAAAGACAAGatactcaaaaatgttttcaaagGCTTGAATACAACAAAGCAGGCTCAGTTTGAGGTGTTGTATTTTAATTTCAGCTACAGCGCTAAAGCTATTTCTATATTCTTCTTTATTGCAAATTGAACACTAAAAAATATCTGATTTTGTggggtttttgttttcttgataAGTGACAATAATTTGAAACAAACAAGAAATGAACTAATGAATAAACTGCATGAGCATGTAAAAGGTTGTGTGTTGCTACCAGCTACCGAGCAATGTACGCGGTGCACTCTGCAGAAGCTTTCCAGACCCAGCAGAtgaccagcagagagcagcactcCTTCAGGTAAAGGAATATGCTAgtagtgacaaaaaaaaaaaaaattcttgtgGACTGCTGAAGATTTTTCTCATGGAAGGAATAAAAATTGGTATCCTAAGGATAGACGAGTAATTTAAGAAAAGTGTGCGtagaaaatgaattaaaaaaacagaactaTTTTTGTCCCTCAACATGAAAGAATAtagaatgaaaaacaaacacagggGAGATATGATGGTTATGTttctaaaaatgtaaaagagatTCATGACATGCATAAGATTTCGTTCTGCAACAAGTACACAAAATATTCAATGATTTATGCATGAAAGTTTATTATGATCTTTTATTAAAACTTAACATTGCAAATACTGAAGCTTATTAAATGATGCCGTGTGTCTCCTACAGTAGGTGCAAGGAGGGAAGCAGAACATGATATGGAAAGCAATATAAAATGAATACAGGATGTCATAATTATTTTCATATACAGTGATGTTTGCAGAGAGGAGATGCTTCTTCCGCTAGGATGTTGATGTGATGTTTGAGTGCTGTCAAAGATTATCCCATCACTTCCTATAATATTCATAATTATTCAATAACTAATATACAGTCATACGGTTTTGTTCGACCCATCCTTTGGCCAGAGTAAACTTTCAGATTGTCACATTATACAGTCGGTGAAAATAGCAGTATACACATGATGTTTGTATTTATTCGTTTGAACACAAAAAGTTTTTCCTTAGCtgcaaaatcaaaacaaaacaacaaaagcgTGTAACATTTCTTCAGATTACGTTGTCATTTCTATTCCACAGCAGGCATCCCGGACGAGGCTCTTCTGTATTTGTTGACGTCTCCATCTTGAGACAGAGGAGCAAACTCCTGTGTAGGTCTGCTGGAGCTCTCCTCTGGATCCCCCTCTTCCTGAGCATCACTGTCCCATCGATGCTCAGGGAGGGCAACTGAACTACAGTGAAGATTCAGGGGAATTTCATGGTTTTCTTTTGCAAGACAACTTTTTATAAATttgtattttataaatattaCACTGAAATAGACTGAATAGAAATGACTCATTTCATTCAGTTGTATTTATTATCTGAATTATTTTTGGATTAACTGAACATTTCAATTTGCACATTTGTTTTATCCCCTTTTTCAGTTGCCTGTTCATAATGAAATCTGTTGGTAAGCACTGTTGCCTAATAACCAGAAGCTTCCCGCTTTGAATCACAGCTGCAGCCTTTCTTTGTGGAGTTTGCAAGTTATCTCTGTGTTTGGATGGGTTTTATCTGGGTGCTCCAAGTTCCtcccagtccaaaaacatgcacactaGTCTAATTGACCCTCAGAGGGAGCCTAAACATGTCCAATTTATCTATACATGGCGCTGACTCCCTACCGGTCCAGGGTGTACTGCCTAAAGACAGCTAGGATAAGGTCCAACAGACTGTAGAGACCATTAATAGGAAGAAGTCAGTATAGAACatagatggatgcatgaataGTGCATAATGGCAAAATCTTAAAAAGCTAATAATCAACTGTGAGACGCAACATTAcattgtgtgttttaaagtgTTGCATGCAGTTACTTGATTATGCTCAATGAGCACAAATGTCACATTTAAGTGTAGCGCTACAACAGGTAGCTTGTAAAAATCACCACTGAAACAATGTGAGTGATGTGAGGTGAATTTCAACAAGCATTCTAGGTAAGGTATTGAAGTGTTCATTTGCTCATGTTTACTGCATATTTCaaagaaatgaatgaattattCTGAACTTCAGAGAAGGTTCTATTTTCCAATAATGACATTTCTGTAGCCCTTTACGTGACACAACTTGTTACTGTCAAAGTCAACAATCAGCTTTCTCAACCCAGAATGGGTGGGAGTGAAGTAGATTTTAACTTTGGCATCTTCTCCGGGTCCCACTGTGCAGCCCAACCTGCAACGTAAATATTTAAGTATTACTACAGTGAAAGCAGCATATTGACTGTATCACTGTCCTCCCATTGCATAAACACTTGGGAGCTGAATTACTTCTGACTGAAAACAGCTTATATACATGACTATTTATGGAAAATATGTATTTTAAGCAGCTCAGCAGAAGAGTGATGCTAAATGACAGTGCCAACCATGAAAATGATCATCAAGACAAATTATACCTGAGTCACATCGTCAGAAACCAAGTACTATCATGACTCAACTAGCACAAAGTACTTTACCCTCtaaacaaggtaaaaaaatctatttttctcTTGCAGAGACACATTTTAAGGACTCCGAGTCCTCACAAACTTCTTGCTGGACAACAAGTAACTCATACAACCTCTCAGAGATGACACGTCCCCCAGTCAGGTTGGCCCCCTCGATGCTGAAGCAGCAGCTCTCCAGCGGCTCTGGCAGAGGGTTCTGGAGGGAGATCTCTGCAGCCAGCTTACGATTCTCCTTTGGTTCTCCCAGGATCTGCAAGGTAAGTAAAGTCTGGTATCATGCCCATCCCAGTTTTGCTGTGGCATACGCAATATTAAATCAAGACTAaagcccaatcccaattcaacttcactcgcccttcttttcttccctaacccctaaaaaagaagggggagattttagggcacttgaaatctagggcacttggcccaggtgcctgtcctaATTctcccctacccctcgttttcatccctaccctgatcaggaagcagagagccaaaagctgttttaatttcagctgtagcgctgttaatatggcactttattaagttttaatattttttcaggcataaaggtaacctttaagatccgcaactggggctcagtttatccaaataacgcccgttaagaaatttgacccgatgttttcggagatgagaagagcgccgcccccggggagcagcctcagctcacagcccgagaagagacgtgtccgccgggtcaggctgctccgtcgtcccgggagagaaacctgcagctctgttgagaattacgctggctgaaataaataattttggaagatgttggtttaatagatgaaatctaacagttgtagctacgcctgtaaagaaatttgctccgaaatttcgagatttctgtctgccggctccggagcttgggtccgcgttaaatcgacgcagagcctacagtgtagggtacggcgtacggcgcgcgtcgccgtcgaaccataaatccctttattctggcgtgatcttcggcaactttatctgaaagtgtgtaaattacccagataacagctggattactttgtggtttctgaaaactattatatcagaaacatccaaaacaaatctgacgagtcacaggattatttctctctatttctctgagacgagtctgcctgtttgccttcggtcggcgagtcaaatcgacgcagagcctacggcgtagcttacgtagcctacgacGTAACCTaagcctttactccggcgcgattctttgcgaacaacggacaaaaaagggattatgtagattcactgagtgaatattatgaaagtaaaatataggtttgtcgctagaaatgtaatcaaaacgcatttttatgcagaaactaactcaaaatattgattttattcacaaaaaaaataagaaatgtccgccatgtttttttttttggatttagtccgcaaatgacgacgaaaagcattctgggaaattttcataccccctcgctcttgaagtcagcatctgaaaaccctcgatttgaaggggctattctcagcccctcccCCTCGATATGCCCCTTCCCcgtaggtgaaaagaggaattgggacaccactaccttcacgggaacgtgcaaaatttagggggagtgaagaaaacgagggcgagggggtcaattgggacgcagcctaaatGTCTTCCACACTACCAATTTCTTCCGGAAAGGATGCGAAGTATTGATTCATCTGACCAAAACACATTTCTAAAGTAAGATAGTCAAGTCCAGGTGTCACAACATGTTTTTAGACTGATGCTTGTATGGTACTGTTTTAGGGGCAGCTTGCTGCAGTAGATCAGGACATGTAATATTTTCCAATCTTTAATCTTGTGATgttctactttttttcttcttttttgttcctGTCTAGATCATTGTATTTTAAATTAGATACTAGACTGCTTAAGTATTTATGTTGGTATTCCTGGTACTTTTAACATCTGTAATGAGGAATTGTGCCAACATCAGAGTTGTTTACATGAGGGAACAGCTCAATATGCCTTACAAAGCCCAAGTAATGCTTGAAGTAAGACTGGACTTAAAGGGATGAGATGAAAATGTTACAGATGTGAAGCAGGAGCTAAACAGACAGCAAGGATAGGCAAGATTAAGACATTATTATACTTATTTGTTAATGAAAATGTGAGATCCCTGGGAAATATGAAAGGACAAGATCAGAGTATAGTGACGATGAAAAGCCTTCACTGTTTTGGTATTGCCAGTGAGGCGTTCTGGAGCTCTCACAGTTTTTGATTTGCTGAAATCAATCATTGTCTAAGAAATATGTCTTGATTTTCCTCTGGTAAGCTCATCCTTTTGTCAAAAAAGTGGTTTATGTGACTGTTTCCAAGTACTGATGCTCAAATAAATCCCACGCAGCATGTGTAAAGCTGTCCTACAGCTGACAAAGAGCTGTCAAGGGCCAATGTTCTGGTGGTTTGGGTCAGACCCAGATACAGAGGAGGCCCTGCTCGGTCAGTATGTGTCCTATTTAAATGCACATAATCAAGTGTATCACTCCCCCTTGTGGTATATTCCACAcgtcaggaaaaagaaaagtgctTGTGTTAGTATCTGGTTAAATATTTATACAATATTTAATGGTGTCAGCTCTCAGCAAAGCGCCAGGTGGATATTTGACTGACAGGCATGTAAACCAATGTATTTGATTCTGTTGATTTTAACTGGTTTTGCAAGTACTGTAAATTCAGCTCTGTCTTTGTTTTGCATCAAAGGTAAAGGGTTGTATGCCTTTCTAACTGCACGTCCCACCACCTTCAGTTTACTCTTTCTACACTGACTCCATCAATCTGGTCCGGCACATATACTGTCCCCTGCTGCACAATCCTTGTTATTTTGATATGGTCATATGTGTCTCATCATCATTTTCTCTCatttttcatctcattttttgctatccccttacagatgcattttctttttgatttctccttgatttatttatttacttggtaTTAGTCTtgaattgactgtacatcggattttgattgatgatttgttttacttattcattggttgatttatttattttattttaaatttttttatgaaaaacaatGCAATATTGATACTGGGATGATGTAAATCCTGTATGACTGACTTTATTTCTTAAAAagtttaataacaaaaaaaaaacaggccccGGCCCCCTGGGCCTTTATGGGGATCTCTGGGGTTTTCCATTAAACAtctttctcttctcttcagTCAACTTCTTCAGATCCACTGAAACAGGGCCATTCCAGGTCAATGCAATAGCCttttcttttattatctttGAGTCAAATATTACTGTAATAATGGCACTTTCCTTTGGGATTAACAAAGTATTATTTCATTAACCCTATAATGCTGGATGTTTCACATTTCACACATGTTTTATACAAGAAAAACCCCACAATAAATCAAAACGTACATCAAATTACCCaatgtattcataatgatacaaaaaatattatttagaaACTGTTAGACAAAATTGTGAGTGTTTACTATTTTAATATACAATAAACCCtttaaataatataaatgattagtttctgtgtattattttatttgtcattcATTAAAGGGTTAATAACTTTGTGCTGAAGTAGCAGAAATATACAAATCCCTTTCAATATTTCAATGATGATATTatctttaaacatttaaatgagtCTCTAATGTATTTGATATGTTGTGTATGTTGACGATACAATATATTTGCTAATGAAAAGTTCAGCCTTTACTGCTTTTTGTACAAATCCATGGTAAAATGTCATCACCTGTGTGAAATAATGTAATCTTTTTAACCTGTTTTCAAA
This genomic window from Cololabis saira isolate AMF1-May2022 chromosome 8, fColSai1.1, whole genome shotgun sequence contains:
- the LOC133449488 gene encoding V-set and transmembrane domain-containing protein 2-like protein, yielding MGAFGVMMKIVQYVGLYLQLNAALGHGYAEMDNHISGNARFTEVPHDITTHSGEDVEMACSFIGAGSPSYSLEIQWWCIKDQTDLQEKLEHITNNVATLEEMFKDATKISVVKVAGSNISHKLRLSSVKPSDEGMYECRVIDYSDPVAQRHRVRAFLRVVPENSPESHDMPMPEQGQRPQGNHRGQGTEGEIH